The window ACAGCAACGTGGTGAGGCAATTTTGCCAAATTGATTTTGTTAGTTAAATTAGTTAATAGTTGGGCTGTCATAGAAATTATTTGAGTTTAAGGATGGTGAAACAACGACAGTTGGATTATTATTACTTAGAAAATACCGATTTTAGGCTGATTATATTCAACATTATTGTTCCCAAACAAATCTGGTGATGCACAGCAAGAGTGTAAATATTCTAAAGTTCGGTCTAAAACAAACTTCTCCCGCTAAATCCATTGTTGGCTGATACATCAAACTTGCTTCCGAAAAGTATAGTTTATTTGTATTGCATTTAGTTTAAATAAATTCTCGTAGTTTGTCTGTCGGGGAAATCGGACAAACGTTGCTCGTCATTAATGAGCCAAAGAAAAATATGAGTATCCAGAAGCAACTTCATTCAGGATTATTAAATAGGTCGAAAATTTCATTAGGTAAGGGATCGTTAAAATCATCGGGAACGGTAAATTCTTTTTTAGCTAAACTAATTGGTAGTTTATTTTGCTGACGAAAGGATGCGACAACTGTATCTATATCTTCATTGGTTAAAGGATATTTGGTATTTGCCGACGATGGTTGATGTTCGAGTGACTCTACAAATTGACGAACTGAATCTAATTCTTCGGGAGATAAATTATTTAGTTTGCGGTTTAATTTTTCTTTAATGCTAGTCATGACTTTAAATTACTCTAGTGTTCTATACTAACGTGATCGCTCTTTAGTTACGTTTTGCGATCGCGCTACGAGAATAACTTGTCAGATTTTATCAAGATTTTTACTAAATATACTTTCAAAATATTTAAAAGGGCGCGGTTGAAATGCAGGTTTAATTTACAACGTTTCTGGTCATTTAAGACGATCGCATGACCAAACACACAAAACAGATAAACTTAACAACGTCATGCTTGAATATAAAAGGCATAAATATTAACTACTTACAATGTGTCGATTATTAGGCTACCTGGGTTCTTCCATTCAACTAGACCGTATACTAATCCAACCACAACACTCTTTAATTATTCAAAGTTATAAGCCTCAGGAAATGACCGCAGGATTGTTAAATGCTGATGGCTTTGGAATTGCTTGGTACGGTTTAGAGCCAGAAAATCTCCCCTACTTTTACAAAAATATTTTACCGATCTGGAATGATGCCAATTTACCCCAGCTAGCACGATATATTAAATCCCCGTGTTTTTTAGGATATGTGCGCAGTGCAACTTCCAGTCTTTCGGTAGATATGATCAACTGTCAACCATTTTCACATCAGAATTTAGTATTTATTCACAATGGTTTTATTGATGACTTTCGCCAAACTCTTTATCGGCCAATTCGCAATGAGTTAAATGATTTTGCTTATCAACGTATCGAGGGTACTACCGACTCAGAGCATATTTTTGCCTTGATTGTTGATGAACTGGAAACTAACAACGGTATTAGTCTACAGCAAGCTCTAAGCAATACTATTACCCGTTTAACACACCTAGCGCAATCGGACAAAACCAATTTTTCTGCCAATATTGTTTTGAGCAATGGTCGGGAATTAGCTGCCTGTCGCTATTCTAACCGTGCAACCAGCCCTACTTTATACTATATAAAAGATAATTCTCTTGATTCTGATGCAGTAATTATCGCCTCAGAACCGATGTTTGAGGGTAACTGGATTGCTTGTCCAGAAAAAAGTCTTATTGGTGTAGGAGAAAACCTTGAAGTTAGCCTCAATTCAATTTCGTAGACAATCTATTGCAGCTGCATTAGCACAAACCCGTCAACTTTCCCTGGATTTATTTGCCCAAATAAATGAATTAGATGAATCGCTATTTTTTCAGCAGGCACAGCCAGAGTTTAGTCCGATTGGCTGGCATTTCGGTCATATTGCCTTTACTGAAGCTTACTGGATTTTAGAATGTCTGGCTGGTTTACCTCCTAGCTTTTCTAAGTATCAGCGTTTATTTGCTGCTGATGGATTACCAAAGCATGAGCGTCAAAACCTACCTAGTCCAGCAATTATTAAAGATTATCTACACACTGTTAGGGCTAAAACTTTAGACTATTTAGCAACTGCACCCCTTGGACAACAGGAGCGTCTTTGGCGATGGTTAGTTCAACATGAAAGCCAACACGGAGAAACTATTTCTTTCATCTTGCAACTGCATCAACAGCGCAAGTACAGCCTATTCTTAATTGATTTTGGTAAATCTAAATCACAAATAACCTCTGATTCGATCGCGCTTTCACTTAACAATTATGATGAAATGGTCAGAGTTGAGGCAGGAGAATTGATTATGGGTAGCAATGCGATCGCCGCATTAGACAATGAACGTCCTGCTCATAAGTTATATTTAGATACTTATTGGATCGATCGCTATCCTGTCACCTGTGGTCAATACTCTCAGTTTATCGCTGCTGACGGTTATCAAAAGCCTCAATACTGGTCAAAATCAGGTTGGCAATGGTTGCAACAAAATCCCGTTTCCCAGCCTTTGTACTGGTCTAATTCTTCAGACTGGCTAGATCATCCTGTATGTGGCGTTAGTTACTACGAAGCCGAAGCTTATGCTAATTTTGCCCATAAAAGACTACCTACAGAAGCCGAATGGTCAAAAGCTGCTTTGGGATCATCTTTGACTTGCAACCACAGTCGTTTAATTGGACATACTACTCCTGTAACCACTTATCCAAACCGCAGCAAATATGGTTGTCAAGATATGCTGGGTAACGTTTGGGAATGGACCGCTTCTTGGTTTGCTGGTTATCCAGGATTTGCGCATTATCCCTATCAAGGCTATTCAGAAATTTATTTTGATGGGCAACATCGAGTATTAAGGGGAGGTAGTTGGGCAACCAGTAGCGCATCTTTGAGAACTAGTTTCCGCAATTGGTATCATCCCGAAGTTAGACAGATATTTGCTGGCTTTCGTTGTGTAAAAGATCGATAGTGCGAAATTGACGTGACTTTAAGCCGACTACTCAAAAGATTCTGTTCACGTAGCTTTGATCGATAATTAGTTGGTATAAATATACTAAAATTATGCCAATTATTGATTACTAATATTTGTATTTGCTCCTTCACTCTGAGCCGTATTAATTACGGGTAGATGAGTCAGAGGTACGGTGAAAGTAACTGTCGAACCCAAACCTTCTCCCATACTATAAAAAGAAATGCTTCCTCCCATCGCCTCGACTAGCTTTTGAGAAATAGCCAAGCCCAAACCAGTGCCAGCATAGGATTTAGTGCGTGAGCCATCAACTTGATAAAAGTTTTCAAACAGTTTATTTTGTTTTTCCAGAGAAACTCCTATTCCTGTATCGGCAACGCTGATTTTAACCATTCCTGGAAATTCTACACCTTGACATTTTATTTTCTTATTATTCACTTCGGCACTAATTATAATGCCTCCTTCTTGGGTAAATTTGATGCCATTGCCAACCAGGTTTAACATTACCTGAAGCAGGCGTTGATAATTGCCATAGAGCGTTACAGGAGTAAGAGTTGCCGGATATTTGAGCTGAAAATTAAGGCCTTTTTGTTCTGCTTGAGTATGAATTAAATTATCTACATTATGAAATAGTTCATCTAGTTCGATTTCGGTTAACTCTAATTCCATTTTGCCAGCTTCAATCTTGGCAATATCTAAAATGTCATTGATCAAATTAAGCAAATGAATGGAAGATTTATAGGCTTCTTCAATAAATTCTCGTTGTTCTTCGGCATTATCCGCCATGCCTTCGAGCAACAGCTTGAGAAAGCCAATAATACCGTTTAGGGGAGTACGCAATTCATGAGAGGTATTAGCCAGAAAATCACTTTTAAGGCGGTTTGCTTCTTCAGCTTGAATACTTGCCTGCTCGACTTCACGATAGAGCTTGGCTAAGGATACGGCTGCCTCTACCTGTTCGGCAATTTCCCGCAGCATTTCCATTTCTGCCGTTGTCCAATGGCGATAGCGATCGCACTGTTGTAAACAAATTAAAATATTATTTTCACTCTGGCAATTGGTCGACATAACCAAAATAGACTTGCGTTGGAGAACATCTTGTTCAATAAAGTCTACCGCCAAGGGATAACTTGATTCCAACGCCTGTTGTAAATGAAGCTCATTGTGCCAGTCAACCTGATATTTAGTAGTCGAATCATATTTGGCATGATAATATTCTGCTTCTACCGATAGTCTAGTAATATTGTCATAATTTGCCAAAAAAATTAGACAGCGACTAGCAGCAAAAGTTAAACCAACATTATCAACTGTTTGTTGATAAATGGTTGCTAAATCAAGACTACGGCGGATCTGGTGAACGACCTCACTCAATAATTTTTGATAGCTATAAATTGCTGCTGGTGCTTCATTCTCAGCAAAAGAAAACATTTCTGCTTCTTCTAACAAATGTCCGATAACTAAAACAGCCTGAGGTTCTCCTTTTAGGGGTAGTATGGGGCTAATAACTAGCTCAAAAGAATAGGAGGTTGCGCCAGATTGAAACAGACAGTAGCATTGTTCTGGTAAGCGACGTTTAATGGCACGGCGAATTTTTTCTAAATAAGCTAAAGAATCAACGGGGGCAAAAACTTGGCTACTTAAATGAGTATTATAGCGATCGCTATCTAATCCGTGTTCCTCAGCTTTTGCCCACCAAAAAGAAAGATAATTGCCAGCAATATCCTGAGTAAAAACTAATTCTGCTCCCAAATGCTGCCATTCAATCTCGCTGACCGACATAGTGGTATTACTATTGAGTTTTGAATCAAATCTAGGGAGCATTGTCAAGTAGATTACATTTCACTGGAATGCCAAACAAATTGGACGTCACACCTGAAACTATAACCTATAGATATCTGAGGTAGGGATTAGTCAGTAGATAGTGTTCAGTACTCAATTCTCAATTCTTTGCTTCATCCTGCCTCTTAGTCGTTCCATTCTCCTTGGGGTGGTACAGGAGGATTACGCTGAAAAGTTCGAGTCAGGTCAGTCTCGCCATTTCTCTCGCCTCTAAGCCACTGTTTAATCGCTGCTTCAATCACTCGACTGGGATCATTAGTCAGATGCTTAATCTGCTCCAGTACTTCTAAGTCTAAATCGATCGATACCTGAATTTTGTCTGGCATTCTAGTTTCGCCCTCGGATTTATTCTCGTTAGGGAGCTCATCATTCATAAACGTTTTTCCTGATTCATTTTTTTATTTTACCTATTAGACCAGAACCCTCGCTTAAAACGCGATCGACTTAAGAAAAATCTGCAATCTTATTGGAAATAGGTAAAAATGAACATTACAATTAGTTTAAACGAATAGAGGTATGACCCCACATCGCCACGAAGAATTTGTCCGCAGATAAAGACTTGCACGCTTATCTTATAGCGAAGCGCAACGAGTTGCGCTTCTGTGATCCGTTGAAGAGACTGTTGCAAGAAGTTATGCCGTAGGCTTATCCTGATCGAGAAACCGCATCAAGATGCGTATCTACTAGGCACAAGGGAAAGCACTCCAAATAATAACTTTTAAAAACTTTTAATTATTATAAATTTTTATGACTGACGTTCCCGTCTCTCGCATCCGTAACTTCTCAATCATTGCTCATATCGATCATGGTAAATCTACCCTGGCAGATCGAATGCTGCAATCTACTGGCACCGTTGCCCAGAGGCAGATGAAAGAACAATTCCTCGACAACATGGATTTGGAGCGAGAACGAGGAATTACCATCAAGCTACAGGCAGCTAGAATGAACTACACTGCCAAAGATGGGCAAAAATATGTTTTAAATCTAATTGATACTCCTGGTCACGTAGATTTTTCTTATGAAGTATCGCGCTCTCTAGCTGCTTGCGAAGGCGCATTATTAGTAGTAGATGCTTCTCAAGGAGTTGAAGCACAAACTTTAGCTAATGTTTATTTAGCATTAGAAAACGATCTAGAAATTATTCCCGTACTCAACAAAATTGATTTACCAGGAGCTGAGCCCGAGCGCGTTGCTCAAGAAATTGAGGATGTAGTAGGTTTAGACTGTACTGATATTATTCAGGCTTCAGCTAAGATTGGTTTGGGAGTTGACGATATTTTAGAAGCGATCGTGCAGCTAGTACCACCGCCCCAAAACACTATAGACGAACCTCTACGTGCGCTGATTTTTGATAGCTATTACGATGCCTATCGTGGAGTAGTTGTTTATTTTCGGGTTATGGATGGCACGGTTAAAAAAGGCGATAACGTACGTCTGATGGCATCGGGGAAAGAATACGTTATTGATGAACTTGGAGTTCTTTCCCCAACTCAGGTGGAAGTTGATGAACTTCATGCAGGGGAAGTAGGTTATTTTGCTGCTGCGATTAAAGCTGTAGAAGATGCCCGTGTCGGCGACACTATTACTTTAGTAGATACTCCTGCACTAAAGCCTTTGCCTGGATACACCGAAGCTAAGCCGATGGTTTTTTGTGGTTTGTTTCCCATAGACTCGGATCAATATTCTGACCTCAGAGAAGCCTTAGAAAAACTGAAGCTTAACGATGCTGCTCTTTCCTATGAACCCGAAACCTCAAGCGCCATGGGTTTTGGCTTTCGTTGTGGATTTTTAGGGCTGCTGCACATGGAAATTGTCCAAGAAAGACTAGAACGAGAATATAACCTCGAACTTATTACTACCGCACCTTCGGTCATCTATCGTGTTACCACCATAGAAGGGGAAGTAATGGAAATCGATAACCCTAGTCTTTTACCCGATCCTCAACAGCGCGAGAAGATTGAAGAGCCTTATATTAAGGTAGAAATTATTACCCCCGAAAACTACGTCGGTACCTTAATGGACTTGTGCCAGACTAGACGGGGAGTTTTTAAGGACATGAAGTATTTTACGCAAAACCGTACTTGTTTGATTTACGAACTTCCTCTAGCCGAAGTAGTTACCGACTTTTTTGACCAGATGAAGTCCCGTACTAAAGGTTATGCCAGTATGGAATACCAAATGTTAGGCTATCGTGCGGATCATTTAGTCAAGTTAGACATTCTCGTAAACAAAGATCCCGTAGACGCGCTTTCAACTATTGTGCATCGAGACAAGGCTTATTATGTTGGTCGAGCATTAACTGAAAAGCTCAAAGAATTAATTCCCCGCCATCAGTTTAAAGTGCCAATTCAAGCTGCTATTGGGGCAAAAGTTATCGCTAGTGAACACATTCCTGCCTTACGTAAAGATGTTTTGGCTAAATGTTACGGTGGTGACATTTCTCGTAAGAAAAAACTACTGCAAAAACAAGCCAAGGGGAAAAAACGGATGAAAGCCATTGGTACAGTAGATGTTCCTCAAGAAGCATTTATGGCAGTGTTGAAATTGGGCAAAGAGTAATTGCTGGTCGGCGATCGCAATTTCGATTAACACTATGGGAAATCTAAAGAGTATGGCGATCGCTTTAACTAAATATTTTATATTTGAGAAGTATCCAGTCATAAGCTTGCGATATGAATACCTACACTCTTAATTTGAAACCTTTAGCTAATCGCATTACTGTTGAACACTTTGAACAGTTATGTCAGCTTAATCCTGACTTAAAACTAGAAACAAATGATCGAGGAGAGTTACTCATTATGCCTCCCACTGGCTATGAGACAGGAATGAACAACGCTGGATTGATCGCCCAATTTTGGAATTGGAATCGAAAATATAAGCTAGGTGTGGTGTGTGATTCTTCTACAGGTTTTATTTTAGCCAATGGTGCAATTCGATCGCCTGACGTAAGCTGGATAGCTAAGGAAAGAGTTAATCGTTTGACGAGAGAAGAGAAAACGAAGTTTTTATCTCTAGCGCCAGACTTTGTTTTAGAGTTGATGTCACCAAGTGATCGCCTGGAAACGATTCAGGCTAAGATGAAAGAGTATCAAGATAACGGTGTTAAATTAGGCTGGTTAATCAATTCTCAACAGCAACAAGTAGAAATATATCGCTTGGGACAATCTACCGAAATATTAAACAAACCTCTTACTATGTCAGGAGAAAATATATTAATTGAATTAGTAATTGAGTTAGATTTTATTTGGGAATAGTTAGTATTGCTAGTAATTTAAAAAAAGCGCTCGCCTTTGCCATTTCAATTTGAGCAAGAGCGATCGCGTTCTAGGAATTACTTTAAATTATGAAACTTAACGCTGATTTTATCATCTAATATATTATTGTTATGGAAGGTGAAAAAGAAGATATAGATCGAATCGGTGAGCAAATTTTACTTAATGGGTGACGTTACTTATCATCACATCAGATGAATTCATTTGAATTGACTGATGATTGTTTGTTAGAGCTACCGTAATGTTTTCTTGAATGTTTGTTGTACAAGTATTACTCATTACCTAGTACTGAAGTATTTGCCGAGAATCTCAGAGAAAAATTCCATTAATAAATTCGACATTTTTGTACTGTTTTACTCCTGATATCAACATTTTTATTCTCCTTGAATAATTTTAAGATTTTTTCTAGCTACTTCGTCGCCAAGATTAGCAGCTTTTTGAAAGTCTCTAATTGCCCCTTGCCTATCTCCTAAATGATTATGAAGAATATCACCTCGATTGTTATAAGCATCGGCATAATCTGAATTGAGAAGGATAGCTTGTGTATAATCTTCAATAGCTGCTCGATAATCTTTTAAGTCCAAGCGAATATTGCCTCTATTGAAATAGGATTCAGCAATATTATCGTTACGGAAGCGAGAACGAGTTAGCTTGAAGTTTTGATTTTTTTGCCCTAGACGAGCTATTTTCAAAGTAACTTGAGTATTAACTTCGCCACGAATTAGACTAGTTACATAATCTAAATCTTTGTTAGCAGTAGATTTACCATTTACTTTCAAGATTCTGTCGTCTACTTTAATACCTTTCTTATAAGCTGAGGAATCTTTGAAAACTTCGGTAACCATAGGAAATTTATTTTTATCTTTTGTTAGTGAAATTCCTGCCCCGACGATATATTCTTCTATTTCTCTTTCAGCCAAATCTCGCTGCTGCGGCAATTGTTGTTTTTCAGCTTCAGCTTGCTTTTCTTCTGCTTTGGTTTGTAAATAAGATGTCGTAAGTCCATAAATTGCGATTTTTGAAAATGCAACTAAAATTGCAGCACTAGCAATTAACAATTTATTTTTATGTTTGACGATTATTGAAGGTGCTGTTTGAGCTACTTGTGATAGCTGCGTAGAATTCTGTTTGAATACTTGTGACTTAGATTGATAATTTTGATGTGTTGTTTGAGATGAAGAAGAAGGTGGTTTTTTCGGAAAGTACTTTTGTGTAATGTCACCTAATGCTCGATCATCTTTCTGATATTTTATAGTTTCACTCTTTTTCGAGGGAATTCTAGCTTTTCCAATCCCACCAGGAAAAATATCAACCCCTAGATTAGCAACGCGATCGCACCAACAACATTTACCATAATGCTTACTATAATGATGACTATCCACTTGGTTACAAACAGTTAGTTCATTAACTGCAACCTCTAAAGTGTTGTGCCAATCTAAAGCAGTAGGGCGTAGATGAGGTTTTGTATGTCCTTCGTTAAAACATTTGAGAAATAGCTTTTTAAGTTCTGGATGAACGACATCGAGGGGGATGGTAGTTTTGCTAGCGCGGATCGGACTATTATAAGCAGCATACCAATAGCCTTGTTTAATTAATTCAGTTTGTTCGGGAGATTCCCCTACACCAGTCCAGTTTCCAAAAAAAGGATGATAGCCAAATAGTAGATAATGAATTAATACTCCCAAGCGAAAGCGATCGTGTATTTCGGTTTGATTGCTAGTGTCAAAGTCTTTGCTTAAGAGTTCGGGAGGAGTAAAGCCTTCGGAATCTACGGTACAGCGATATACTTTACTAGATTGGGGATTTCGTACCTGAAAGGAATCAGTATCAATTACCGCAGTCATAGGGCGATCGTTTACAAGAATGTTCTCTAGCTTGATATCTCCCAAGACATATACCTTTGGCATGAATCTCTTGAATAATCCACGCGGTATTTAATACCGTGACGTGGAGATAATACCAGTTAAAGCCTGGGGCGACTTTTTTACGCAGTCGGGGATTGTAGACACTAGAAAGCTGTTTACTATCTGCGATCGCTGGCATCAAAAAGCCGAGATATTTACTATTACTATCTTTAAGTAAATCCGATACCCAAGCAATAGAAACATGATTGTGACTCAACATCGGATCGGCTGGTGGGTTAGCCAGCATCACCTTCAGCTTGGCAATTCTAGCTGGGATGGGCTCATGATAAATTTTTGCTAGATAGCCTTTAAGATTAGTTTCCCAAACTTGTCCTTCGCCACTATCGGCAATCTGCTTGGTTAAAGATACAGGCTGATTATTACTGTGGCGGGTTAGAAGAACTATCATATAAACACAAAAACAAGGTTTTATCGTCGTCGGTGCGGGCGTTTAGCCTGTCTGAATTTAGGAAACTCAACAAGTATTCGTCTGACTCTTCCAAGTTGTTGGTTTCCCGTAGATATTGTTCTAGTGGTTGAAAGAAAGGAGTAAAAGGTGTCCAGTCACTCATGCGAATTGCTAATCTTTCTAGCCCATCAGTGGAAGCACAGACAAATTCTGGCTGTCCAGGCTGTACCGCTACTTTCATATCTTTTAAAGCATTACTCGAAGTAACAAAAGTAGTTTCGTTGATGTATTCCCCTTTATCGGGAGGAAAAAGTAGTTGTGGATCTTGTTCGGGATAACGGACAGTAATAAAGCCATCGCCAATCTGCATTGCAGCTATTCCTTCAAAAGTTGCCACAACAATTAGCAAAGTACAGGCTAAATCGTCAATAGAATAATTATTGCTTTCCGCTTGGGTTGATAAAGCAGGTACTACTTGCTTAACAATTTTGCTAAAAAACTGATTAGCCTTTAATTCAGTAGGAGATTGAGCAATAGTAACAGCGGCATTGCTATTTTTCTCACTCTTGCCTAATAAATTCCAAGGCTTCCAGGCTGAGTTTGTTCTTTCCGTTTCCTTAACGCTATGAGAACCGTACAATTCGGTAATAGTAGCGATATCTTGAGCTGTGAACGTCTTTAAAACCGTATCCACAGCTAACTTTGCACCAATATTGCTATGTTTAGCACTACCAGCCCCATCTGCTACGACACCGATAATTGCATCATTAATAATTTTATAATCGCCATAATCCTGACAGGGCATCTGCTGCTTAGTATGACTCGTTCCAATTGCCGAACGAGCGATCGCTTTCGAGTTCATTAGTTCTCCTTTGTGTTTAAAGTCCCCCAGACTTGGGAGATTTAGGGTGGGTGGAAATGCTTCTGGCTAAGAAGCTTATTCCACACCCACCCGAAGGGGGCGTTTCAAATTTAACTTACTCATTTATGTAGTAATTTGACCCCAACCAACCGCAGGTAAAGCCACCATCGAACCACCTACCTTACTACCTGAAACTCGTTTCATGGAGGTAGATAACCATTGGAATATTGAGGTAAAATCCAAACCGTTAAGCAGTACGGGAGGACGTTCGGGCAAAGCAATTTGTCGTAGTTTGTTCATATCTGCTCCTGCTACACCCACAGCAAAAAACAGCATTCTACGTTGTGCTTCCATTTCTCTGATTCTTTGTGCCGCATTGTGCCAACTGTCTGTAGGTGCGCCATCGGTAATTAAGAACACCCAAGGGCGATAATATTGAACCCCATTATTTTTATAGGTTTCTTTGCGTTGTTCCATTAAATCCAAAGCATATTCGATCGCTTCTCCCATTGGAGTAACACCATCGGCAGTCAGTCTAGGGGATAAAAACTCATCAATAGTTACAAAATCCTGAGTTAAGCGCACAGGGCCAAATGTCACCAGGGCAACTTCTACTCGTAAAGATGCAATTTCATCTTTATACACATCCTTCTGGAAAGCAGCTAAACCAGTATTTAAAGCATTTATTGGTTCTCCTTGCATCGAACCAGATGTATCGCACAACAAAATTACTGGGCAACGTGGTTCGGGATTTTCCACAAATTCTGGTAATCCAATAGGCATCTTAAATTCTTTGTAGTATAAAATTCTTAACTTGATCAAGGCTGAAATGTTTTGCATTTCTCATTACCTATAGTTAAGATGCCCAAATAATTGAGGAAATTCTCAGGTTTTGCAAGTAAAAAATCGTGATTAATCAAGTTTTAAGCACTTTTAATTTGAAAAACCCGTTAGAAAATACTTTTTTGTTTATGTAGAATAATTGGAAAGCTTAGAGTCTAAGACCTAAAACGCTAACACCTTAAAAACTTATAAATCAAATTAATAATATTAAAAAATGACTATTGAAGATGTTTCTGAATCGATTAAGATTCAAAATCGCCCTAAGCGTCAGGTAGGAATGCTAACTATCTTCCGTCTAGGCTTGTTTAATCTGGGATTGGGATTGATGGCGGTGCTGACTCTTGCGGTGCTAAATCGGGTGATGATTAGCGAATTAGGTGTCCCTGCAACTATTACTGGCGGGATTTTAGCTACCTCTTTGTTTGTTTCGCCGGCGCGGGTGTGGTTTGGACAGCTATCAGATAATAAACCTTTATTAAGCAAGCATCGTACCAATTACGTCTTGCTGGGGACAGCAATTTTTGGTTTAGCGGTGTTCTTAGCGGTGCAGGTGGTATGGAAATTAGGGGCGGTAATAGAGGCTAGCGCTGGTTGGGTATGGAATAGTCAAACTATTGGCTGGAGTGCTTTATTGTGTCTAATTATGGCTATTTACGGTTTGGCGGTTAGCTGTAGCTCAACGCCATTTACCGCTTTACTGGTAGATATTACTGAAGAAGAAGAACGTTCTAAATTAATTGCGATCGTTTGGTCGATGTTAATGGTAGGGATTGTTATTGGCGGAGTTAGTGGCAGCATTGTCTTTAAAAATATTGAAGCGCAAGGAATTACCTCAGGCAATATTCCCCTCGAAATATTACAGCCATCGATAAATTCTGTCTTTAGCTTTGTCCCCTTTTTAGTCATAGCTTTAGCTCTTATTGCTACCTGGGGAGTAGAAAAAAGGTATTCCCGTTTTACTAGCAATACCGTAATTGAGCGCGAT of the Coleofasciculaceae cyanobacterium genome contains:
- a CDS encoding VWA domain-containing protein, yielding MPIGLPEFVENPEPRCPVILLCDTSGSMQGEPINALNTGLAAFQKDVYKDEIASLRVEVALVTFGPVRLTQDFVTIDEFLSPRLTADGVTPMGEAIEYALDLMEQRKETYKNNGVQYYRPWVFLITDGAPTDSWHNAAQRIREMEAQRRMLFFAVGVAGADMNKLRQIALPERPPVLLNGLDFTSIFQWLSTSMKRVSGSKVGGSMVALPAVGWGQITT
- a CDS encoding BCD family MFS transporter, producing the protein MTIEDVSESIKIQNRPKRQVGMLTIFRLGLFNLGLGLMAVLTLAVLNRVMISELGVPATITGGILATSLFVSPARVWFGQLSDNKPLLSKHRTNYVLLGTAIFGLAVFLAVQVVWKLGAVIEASAGWVWNSQTIGWSALLCLIMAIYGLAVSCSSTPFTALLVDITEEEERSKLIAIVWSMLMVGIVIGGVSGSIVFKNIEAQGITSGNIPLEILQPSINSVFSFVPFLVIALALIATWGVEKRYSRFTSNTVIERDDSISLSRALRILTTSRQTGIFFTFLSVLTIGLFMQEAVLEPYGGEVFGMSIGETTQLNAFWGIGILLGYSITGFFIIPALGKKLTTKIGCILVTFCFPIIILAGFTQQPKMLQSAMVLFGIAAGIATVGGISLMLDLTAAKTAGTFIGAWGLAQAMSRGLATLIGGLILDIGKSIFAVPLFSYSLVFIMQAIGIILAIIILERVDVKEFKETTGKALSTVMEGDLDG
- a CDS encoding PP2C family serine/threonine-protein phosphatase, translated to MNSKAIARSAIGTSHTKQQMPCQDYGDYKIINDAIIGVVADGAGSAKHSNIGAKLAVDTVLKTFTAQDIATITELYGSHSVKETERTNSAWKPWNLLGKSEKNSNAAVTIAQSPTELKANQFFSKIVKQVVPALSTQAESNNYSIDDLACTLLIVVATFEGIAAMQIGDGFITVRYPEQDPQLLFPPDKGEYINETTFVTSSNALKDMKVAVQPGQPEFVCASTDGLERLAIRMSDWTPFTPFFQPLEQYLRETNNLEESDEYLLSFLNSDRLNARTDDDKTLFLCLYDSSSNPPQ